In Mercenaria mercenaria strain notata chromosome 13, MADL_Memer_1, whole genome shotgun sequence, the DNA window GCCAGTGGTTTAAAAACATTAAGCAGAATTAGGTTTTGCCCTCCACATCtgaggtaatttttttttaattgattctGGCttcatgaaaatcttcccagcggTTAATTTCTGCCAATTAACTGGTCAACTGACCTAATGTGAGAACCGTGCATTTTCCATACACAGCTACCAGATCCATATTGAGCTTTTTCAAGAGTTTCTTCCCTTGTTGCAGTAAGTGAATTGTTTAAAGAAGGGATCCTTCAAAGCAGAAATATCAACTTTATAATTATGATGAAGCAACCAATATTACCTTCAGAGTCTGATCCATGCACAACCATGTCTTCTTCCATGCTATTATTATGTGGCTTTGAATTCCCTAAGGATAATGACCGAATGTATTTTGGTGAATGTGACTCGTTTACTTCCGTTGAAAGTCTACGTATTAACGATGGAGAATTACTATAACTTGCTCTGCGATGACCAGACTCTGGAGTTTTACTTGAAGATGACTGGGATGAATTTCTTGACCGTTTTGGAGATATATCTGGTGTATTCGTCATAAAATACGCATGTTCCTCGAGTCCATTAAAATGCCCCATTTTAACACTAGCTAGATAAGCATCCTGCACAGTCACAGAGTCTGTTACATTGAAAACCCTTTCCTCATCCGCAGTGAATGTAAAATCTGAATTTCCGTCTTTTAAAATATCACTAGTGTTTATATATTCCAAACTGACAGCACTTGTATTAGCAAAGTTGTCCTGTTCACTGTCATCATGAATGTCGTCTGGAAACGTGATACCATTTTCATCGTTAGTATTAACTACAGCACTGAGTGTTGCTGGATCGAGAAATGCCCCGTGGTTCTCCATTACTACCACTTTCTGGATATTGTTATTTTCTAGATGTATGTCATCTTCTAACCCCTGTGAACCTATTGGCATAATGGAAATGCATTATTGTAATTTAAACATGTTCCAGCCTTCTTTCTATTCCAGAATGTTGACTCATACAATAATAGCATACAATAGCTGGGAGTCTGTCAAAATTTTCAAGTTGGTtaataagtacaaaaatatcCTGATTATCTATTAATCACAATCAAAATCAAGAACTAGTTatgtcacgtacggtcaaaattTGTCCAAACTGTTAATTCTGTGGACCCGGACAggccaaaatttatcaaaaagttCTGCTAATTCTTTGGCCCTGAACAACAAAAATAATCCAATATTTTGCTGGTTACAAACATAGCGCCAATGAGTGGTACACTGTTCACAATTCTGtctaattaaaaacaattttacatgcATATTGATGAATTAGAATGGTCTTTTACAGTCGACCCAAGATTTAGATTGAACTAGATTTTTTTCTGGGTAGTGTTATAACATTACAATATTTACGATTAAAAGTCATCACAGACGTTTACATCAAGAACCATCaattcaaaattcattttatcacCACATCACTGGTTTAAAACACAAAGTCATTATCATTCCGATGTCGACATCCTCCTGCCATGTATCAGTACATCACACAATTATTAGCAACGACCTTGTGCGCTAAGTATAATCATGCTCGTTCCTGTGCTTATTGCAACCATAGTACAAAACCGTTCCTCTCTGCTCGCAATTAAAAGTGCACAAATATACATTGTGTAAGATGGCACCAAGCAATGATAGCGGCTGTAGGAAAAGTTACATTTTGAAGATTAGCCAGTGAGGCAGCTTCAACACATACCTGATGACACAACAATACGGTCTTCAAAACTCTCCTCATCTTCTTCCTTACCTGTAAAATATGTACAAGTGTCAATATATACCAGATTTTACAGGATGGGTATTTCAAACAGGATGTCTACGTCTGCatatctttataaaatatgtACATCATTTGCAACTACAGCAGCAGCAGTTTTAGAAACAGCAGCAAAATAAAACTGCCTGCATATTCTCCATACTGCTCTTGATacagttttcattaaaatcatctgTACTTTTCAAGTTATTGTAGGATCCATCTTTTTGAGACTGAACAAACAAAACAGTACTTTACAATTTCAAACTGTTTCTAATTTATAAATACAGTTCGGTGAAAATATCTCCTGTACTTAAAAAAGTAATTGCAACTAGATTTTTGTGACTGATACAGGCCGAGTGgatgaacaaaataaaagtataaaagtaaATACAGTCCTTCTTGCCTTCTATCTATGTACCAGGTAAGTCACATTTAATATTAATGCTGATAAAtgagaaataaagataaataaatgtgtGACATTTAGACCAGTCAACACCATACCAAAATTGTTTATTGTCTTCTAatctaaaacattaaaataccTTAAAATCAGCAGATAACATACCAATAGTGACGGCATCATCCATAATGGCTCGAAGCTCTATCATCTTGATCGATGTTTCAGCATCTGGTTTCAACTGTACCGAGATATACCCGGACTCCGGCGAGAATATGTCCAGAGAAAACCGATCTGTGATCTCAACTTTCTCTATAGACCTGCTTGTGAGCTGAAACAATacagtaataataaaattaaataaactgGTACCTCTTGCCAAAAGTACACAAGTAATCTAGTCTATACCAAATGTGAAAACATGTTACAAAGATCCCAATAAgctaaaatgcattaaaatatcatttattaatttCAGGCTTTACACCGCAAATATCAAAATTAAGATTATGATATAACAGGCACTTATGTGTTGTTACCTTCTGTGCAACTTGTAAACACATATATGAACTACCACTTaatatatcataatcattttattacataaatattggAAAATAATGGTAATATTAGTTAGGTCCGAGCATATACTTAACCCTGCACTGTAATGCTATCTATAAAACCACAGTGATAAGCATGGTTACCATCCTTCCTTCTTAGTCACCAAAGTGGAACGTAAAAGGAGAATCGTCAAAGTTGATAGATTTCACCATCAAGTTTTAACTATAAATCTTTCTACTGCTCAGTAACAAGTGctctgaatttttgttttttgtttgttttgggtttaacgccatttttcaacagtatttcagtcatgtaacggcgggcagttaacctaaccagtgttcctgggttctgtaccagtacaaacctgttctccgcaagtaactgccaagttccccacatgaattatcagaggtggaggactctgAATTTTTGAGAACTGGACAACAAACTGTGTTCATGCTACCAGAAACTGCTAAACCACATGTATATCTTCCCAATTACAAACAGATATGACACAAACACAATCAGAAACAACCAAATGACGAAAACACTACCAAAAATGTCCTTTCGACAACCAGGAACTAAAAGAACTATTTATATTTATAAGTTACTTACAACAGTTGTGACCACTGGTTCATCAGATTTTGTATTATCTAGAACCACCTCTAGTAACCAGCCATCATCTGTCCGTGACAGTATCAGGGAACCAGGACTGTACTTCATAGGTGGTGAGTGAATGTATGCATATTTCACCTGACCAGTAAAGATCTGTGGGCTGACTATATCTGTACAGtagtaaagaaataaaagaataaataaaacaaaaatatcattagaCAAGTGTAGCCATATTCCTACCATACAACTTTTGGCCTGTAGCAATATTCAAGGTCTGAAAATTAGACTTACTTAAATATGGCAAATATTCAATTTGCCATATTTTTGCTGTATGATTCTagtatattaacatttttttctcagctgtctgcaatctgactaaagtacttgatcttctaaacgaagatctgagaatgacccattcacatttgtcttctgtatattttggatttcccatattgctatttttattttcgcaaatctatttttatttgaaccaatcagacgacaaGCATttagctgaaccatcaaaataccGTCGtttgtcaaagggtgagaaaaatgtgcagtcagtctgaGGTTCGAACCTGGGACCTTTGCTTAAAGAGTGAGTgccctactgactgagctaaccggctgtctgacaccttacaTGACCAAGTCCATACTaggacatatgatttctctcaaaacacaaGGGCGTAGccgcgatgtggtcgtcataagaattgtaacaagagctgtcggatgacagcgcgctcgactattcgaagaattgattgaagaatggggtcaaaatatttccatagattttcagactaaacaaaaaaatggattaaacaaaaaatgttcctgtatttgtggatttcgattagtcttgcactaaatggcaatgtgtgaccatgatggcaaatatgttaagttatatgttaggcaaaacatggacttatatgaaaaatttaactaatttctaagtccaaaaagggccataattcagtcaaaatagttgacagagttatgtactcttgcctacagatggaaatcatgttgataaactagtgttaaaagtttcaaagccacagttcaaacagttttgacaaaacgctgacttgtaagaaaaactgaacaaatttcaaagtccaaaaagggccataattcagtcaaaataattgtcagagttatgtactcttgcctacagatggaaatcataatgataaacaagtgtttaaagtttaaaagccatatgtcaaatagtcttgacaaaacatggacatttacaaaacagaaccaatttccaaattcaaaaagggccataattcagccaaaaaagaagaaagagttacgtactcttgcctattgatagagactattatactgaacaagatataaaagtttcaaagccatatgtcaaacactttacacaaaatataaactggtacgaaaaacttaaccatgatttctaagtcaaaaggggccataattcagtcaaaatgcttgatggagttatgtactcttgcctacaactggacattgtgatggtaaacaagtgttgaaagtttcaaagctttatctcaaaagactttgtcaaaatgtggactggtacgaaaaacttaaccaagatttctaagtcaaaaaggggccataattcaaccaaaatgcttgatggagttatgtactcttgcctacaactgaacatggtgatggtaaacaagtgttgaaagtttcaaagctttatctcaaaagactttgtcaaaataagaactggtacgaaaaacttaaccaagatttctaagtcaaaaggggccataattcagtcaaaatgcttgacagagttatgtactcttgcctataactagacatggtgatggtaaacaagtgttgaaagtttcaaagctttatctcaaaagactttgtcaaaatgtggactggtacgaaaaacttaaccagggtgtgacgccgacgccgacgccgacaccgacgccgacgccgtggtgagtaggatagctctacttattcttcgaatagtcgagctaaaaatgaaaaacccaggctaaatatagattttttaaacttctactttcacatacaagatgttgtaagtaaggctctgattggctagcggaagggtagtcagaacgaggctatccatagcacgtcttcagatcctaagcttAGCGTAactggagatgtactttagtcagattggagtTGCCTGTAGCCCATTCATGCTCATTCaagcaaaatttcatgaaaacctcCATAAATTTCATGAGATAGCCAAAAGGAAGGATTACCCTTTTCAGACATAAAACCTGAAGAACATAGGCCCTGAACATAGCTTGATGTAAATTATAATACTTGTAACACTATgttcaatttttttcaattttctatattgtgtgtttatttttatggCAGCAACTACATGTACTTGTAAGAAATGTAATATAAAGACAGTCTTAAAAGGAATTTCTTCGAAAATGTTTGGTAAAAAACCCTGTAAGAAGTTTCAGAAATTTTGGCTTTTGTTGATTCTTATAAATATTAACtattctttttatgaaattataccTTCATACATATCTCTGCATGATGTAAGCTTATTAAGTGCCCATTCTTGCTAAGAAAAAGAATGAGGCCACAGGCCCTGCTATGTGATGTAAAGACACAAAAATTCTGAGTTTATGTCAGGACACATTGACAAAATGAGCACAGTTTAGTCCTGCAACATGACAACAACCTTTGAGCTGGTGACAAGGTTTTCACACCATCATATTGTGATTATTTAAAAGCCTGAAGGTTTTGGGCAGACAATACCAGCTGTGATTGCCACAGTTTACAAAGGTAAATGGACCAAATGAAGTaactaactgtgaccttgatacTATTTGCCACTGTGATTGGAGTCAAATTTCGACCATAAATTAGCCTGAGAAAAAAACACTGATATtatacaaatgcaaaatatatttgacatcactttatttttacaaattaaaatttacaaaccTTCATCATCTTCTGTATAATCAGTTGTCTCTGTTACATctgtaagacaaaaaaaaactactttaCAATCCTGTCTGCATAAAATCATATCTGGAAAATCTGAATGGTTCATctaaacaaatgtattttcataCCTTTTTATGTGTAGGTAAAGACTAGCGTTGGGAATCTCTTAATATTTCTGCAGCCATAAATCAATACAAAAAAATTACCCTTTTAATCAATTCTGGctcagtaaaaatgaaaaagcatTTATAACTGTTTCATATTGGGTGACAAAccattatttttctgaatttaaaCACCAAGCTAATGAACTGTCAATTCTGtctactttgaaatcattttacatGTAGACAGATAGTTAAGAGTGGCAACTTTGCTGGATTATTTGACAGCAATATCTGGATGTCAAATTTGTCAAAGATGAAAAGTTTTGTTGACAAATACATCATGGACCACTTGTTCATGATTTGGTGTGGCCAAAATAAACCAGGACTACACTACTAAAGACCTTGAACTATTTTATACAAAACTGTTGAGGAAAATCATCAAAGTTATAGTAGAAGTACAAACATTTAATAAGGTGTTAATTTCACTATGCATGAATACAGTTTTAGGTAAACTAAGACTTCCAATTGAGTCAACTtcctttgaaaatgacagaaagagcttagataaacatttttaaacagtatgCGTAATTATTCAtaaagcaaatataaaatataattatctgaCAATGTCATATCCatgtatttcttaaaatatcCTTAGCCaactaataaattatttttacctgttacaaaaattatttccttttttacaatttaacttgtctcgtattttaaaataaattttcatattttacaatatttttgtttttcaatttgatttatttatagtTTCAGTCATCAAAAGTTAGTTCTACCTATATATATGTGCATGTATACTATATATCCACTAACCTTCATTATCAACATCTTCATAAGGCTCATATTTTCCCATCACATCTCCCACATCTTCATCTGTTTGTTCTTCCTCGGACACCGCCCTATTTTCTCTCAACTCCTCCTGCTTTTTCTTATATCGGGCACTTCTTGATGAAGCTCTTATATTCTCTAACACTTGCAACTCATTTACTGCctcattcttttttgttttagttgaTTCCCTTTTATCAGAACTTTTCCGCCTTTCTGATTTTGAGTCTgtacttttctttctttctagTTTGCTATCAGAACTTTTCCGCCTTTCCTCTTTAGCATCTGAACTCTTCCGTCTTTCTGACTTTTTATCTGTTTTGTCCACACTTTTCTTTTCTGTACTTACTTTTCTCTTTTTTCCAGGCGGACTACTTAAATCTGGATCATTCTCAATCTCTTCATTTTTATcaccatgtttcaaagcttttgacgTTTTAGCTTTTTGTTTCTTAGTGTCCACtggtggtggaggtggaggtggttgttttatttttactaaatcGTCTTCAAGATCAGACTGTTCATTCTCTGCAATATCCATTTCATCAAATTCTTCCTCTGCAATATTATCTTCATCAACAGTTTTTCTTTTTCCACTGTCTTTCGATTTGGTCATTTTGAATGGCGATGCAAACCTCATCTTCACTACAAGCTTCTGGGACAGcgttttatttgtcttttttggactttttgattgttttaaatctttttttggaCTAGGAAATATCTTTTTGTCACTTTTATCTTTCAAAGTTACACTTACAGTcggtttaattttctttttcacagattttggTCTGCTGTCACCAGAAAACTTTTTCCCTCTTACAGTGAAGTCTATAGCCTGAGGATCAACCTCCATGCCAGTATCTTGAACAAATCTCTCCAGTTCTGTTCTTGAGCGGAACTTCTTCCCATCTGGactgaaaaagaaatagaacatatctgtttgtttcagcgcaagatcgaaatatcttttgCTGAGTGAATACAAGATATATTATTTTCACTCACAATGAGCACTTAACATAAATATGTCATAAGGTTTGTGTTAGGAAAATTAGTTCTGCCTGATTTACTAGTATTCATTTCTTTCACATGTTAGTATTTTTGGGCAtatatgttttaaacatatttatacatatcTACATATTTACTAAAGCATACTGTCTTAAAAATTCAATTTACATTCAGAATACGAAAATGCCAACCTGAAAATATAGACATCATATTTGCCAGCTGACCTGCCCTCCTTTCGCTGCCTCACTTCCCTGCTCCAGCCATCAGGTAAGGAGGGATCAACATACATAGGCGACACATCATAGGTGTGGTCACTTCTGTAAGTCAAAACAATCATGGgagttttgtaaaattgaaattaaaaatacatcaataatctactaaaaaaaaaaatgatgaattagAGACCAAGCTGAAATTACTACTCGAAAAAGAAGAAACTGttgttataaaaaaagaaatagaaagtttAGAATCTAAAATACAAGAATTATATGACATTAAAACTAAAGGCGCACAGATTAGATCaagaataaaatacattgtgAAGAAGATGAaaagaatacaaaatatttttttaacctgGAAAAATCAAGGCAAACAAAGAAATCTATACACTCGTTGAAAATAAATGGTGAAATAGTCACAGAAGAAAGGTCATTGTTACATAAAGCTGACCTTATGACCCCCAAAACCATAGTGGTCATCTAGTAGTACAATCTACTTACTACTGGCAATCATCCTAATTAGTTTGACCACTGTACATTGTAAACCGAAGCATTCttaattattgatcagaaaccaaacGGTTTatcgacagacagacagactaaGAGGCAGAAAGACAATGAGCAATTGATTCATAATAAtcaacaataaacatattttcatgtaagtataaataaatttgaaataatgatgTTCAGTTGATCTACATGATCTAATGATATTTAAACAGTATTGGCCATCAATTGCAGCCTTACTAAAAGTACCATATTCCTACTACAATGCAATAATTACTGTAAACTATAAACATTATTAACAAAGTCTTCACACTCAAAAAAGGTAACAAGTGTCAAACTagactactgtgaaatcacttttatttgcgtaggacgaattttcgcgtatttcgcactaggaccgatgcgcgaatttaagacctcgctaatatttcttaatttttatttttcatctttaaaattgaaaatccgCGAATTAAAGCCTGCGCAAAACAGACCTTTTTCACGTTtgtgcgaaatttcatgccagcaaatttaaacaatttcacagtatattaatCCTATGctattataaaacacaaaaaataaaataccatgccTTAACTTACTTTGGTTGAGGCTGTTCTGTAGCCATGGTGCCAGACTAGCGAGCTGCTACGCTCAGTTGCAATCTGCacttcaacaatatttttcttccaCTGTTAAAACCTGTAAAGGAAGGAAAAATCGTTCAGAGATGAATCTATGTATTGATGTTTTGCATTGAAATTGCCACTTTATCCAGTATTattaaactaagcaatactgtatttgacacaGCCATTTTAATATACTTGTAATGTATATACCAACTTAATGCTAGAATGTTGATGCCCAAAAAGCAACTATGTCAAGCCCATGATTTATTGACACAAATACTTCAgccaattaaaaataaaagctcCATACAAGTAAAGTTACAGCACCCTCATGATCTGGCATTTCCATCTGAAAAGAGGCCAGATTTCACTCTTTGCCTTTCTGTTTGTGACAATTTCAATGCTTGCACTTTTGTCTGCcatgttgtttacatttaatcCTTGTCATAGGAAGATTGATTCATGCTGTAAATCAACTGCTCTAAACGTCTGCATGACCCAGAATGCTTTATCTATTAGATTACATTTTTGGTACTTATATTTCAATCGAATgaaccatgaaaaaaatggcatttCGTGAAATGCATTTGACAAAGAATAAATGCaagaaaatactgtaaaataccAGTATGTTGGTTGTGTATAGCGGTGCAATACAGTACTGGCTGCATATTGCAATATACCGGTATACCGGTTTATCGTGACACCCCTAGTAGCTATAGGTCAAATACACTTAAAAACTGGaagtaacatgtatgttgtatcagagaaaagtggtcttgatttttccatatggccaataataaagaagagcaccgcctacgagtgccatcgctcgtctgaaGGTGCTGGACAGTATGTATGAAAAGTGTTACAGTTcagaaattctaagtacaaaaagggccataattctgacaaaattcaggttagagttatggttcttgccctacacagtcacctaatgatgataaacaagtctgcaaagtttcaaagctatagctcttataggttttgagaaaaggtggacttaaacaaaaaatttaaccaggacactcaaattttctaagtacaaaaaaggctataattttgacaaaatgcataacagggttatggttcttgacctatgcagtcacctaatgatgataaacaagaatgcaaagtttcaaagctgtagctgttAGAGATAGGTccaaatacacctaaaaattgatgtagcatgcatgttgtaccacagacaagcagtcttgatttttccctacgagttacaatataagctatttaaagtaacgaCAATTTCCAAACATTTCAGGAATTTTTCCCAACGCCATTTTGTTGCAGACAAACATGTGACGTCAAAATCGCATGGTTGACTGTATCGCGCAAGTGAATAATTTAAGTACATTGCTGATACAGTATTATGGAGTTTTAGTACCagtaaaaaaagaaagtaaactttcAACTCACTTCggaattgaataaatattttaataagtgATCAATCACAACAGAGGTATAAGACAGTGATATTAAGGAAAATTTATTAAGGACAATAATGTCTCTTATTTTTCTGTGTGTGATTTCACCCTCTGGAGGAGACTTCTTCATTACACAGATTGTGAAATCTGTGTGTGAAACACATACATATTTATGTGAATGGGAACACTGTGTACAGTACAGCTAGCGCAGCACCTTCAAAAACCCTTCGACCCTCGCGGGTAAAATAAAATTCGGGTGTTCAGTTGCGATGGCCGGACACCCGTCGGCCCTCGCGGTCATGAACACAGTGGTTCGCGGTGGACGGCCGCGAGGATTCGCAGTGT includes these proteins:
- the LOC123530267 gene encoding methyl-CpG-binding domain protein 4-like, coding for MATEQPQPKSDHTYDVSPMYVDPSLPDGWSREVRQRKEGRSAGKYDVYIFSPDGKKFRSRTELERFVQDTGMEVDPQAIDFTVRGKKFSGDSRPKSVKKKIKPTVSVTLKDKSDKKIFPSPKKDLKQSKSPKKTNKTLSQKLVVKMRFASPFKMTKSKDSGKRKTVDEDNIAEEEFDEMDIAENEQSDLEDDLVKIKQPPPPPPPVDTKKQKAKTSKALKHGDKNEEIENDPDLSSPPGKKRKVSTEKKSVDKTDKKSERRKSSDAKEERRKSSDSKLERKKSTDSKSERRKSSDKRESTKTKKNEAVNELQVLENIRASSRSARYKKKQEELRENRAVSEEEQTDEDVGDVMGKYEPYEDVDNEDVTETTDYTEDDEDIVSPQIFTGQVKYAYIHSPPMKYSPGSLILSRTDDGWLLEVVLDNTKSDEPVVTTVLTSRSIEKVEITDRFSLDIFSPESGYISVQLKPDAETSIKMIELRAIMDDAVTIGKEEDEESFEDRIVVSSGSQGLEDDIHLENNNIQKVVVMENHGAFLDPATLSAVVNTNDENGITFPDDIHDDSEQDNFANTSAVSLEYINTSDILKDGNSDFTFTADEERVFNVTDSVTVQDAYLASVKMGHFNGLEEHAYFMTNTPDISPKRSRNSSQSSSSKTPESGHRRASYSNSPSLIRRLSTEVNESHSPKYIRSLSLGNSKPHNNSMEEDMVVHGSDSEELDVQTPPASPPHPEVESQYFLNGIFIPQPQLHRDMQWTPPKSPYNLVQESLFHDPWKLLVATIFLNRTTGTAAIPLLWKFLNKWPNPDMARKGDQAAMAKILQPLGLHEKRAHTIIRFSNEYLTKSWKYPIELYGIGKYGNDSYRIFCLNEWKQVRPEDHKLNLYHSWLTDNAKALGIS